Below is a window of Rhodopseudomonas sp. P2A-2r DNA.
CAAGATTCATCACGGCCAACAAGAGAACGATTTCGAGCGCGCGGGTTAACCGGCGCGGCGCACGATTGCGCCAGGAGTCAAGACGAGTCATGCGGCCTGTCATGCCCCTTGGCCTGCTGCCTGCGGCGGCGACATTCGTCGCGACGGCGTTGCGGCAAACCGGCGGCGAAGTTGCGGCAAGCGTTTACTGGGTTTTGGCCAGCCGCGGCGGCACCGCCGTAGTGACGAAATCGACCGCCTCGAGCATCGCGGTGCCCAAAGGCGTCGGCACCGTCATGCGGAACGGCACCAGCACCCGCGTGCCGGCGATCGGCGCCAGCCAGACTTCGATGTTGCGCTGGGCGGCGAGATATTTGATGGCGGCGCGGTCCGGGATGTAGCCGGCCAGCGGCGAAAAGTAGACCGCGCAGACCACCACCGGGCCGTGATAGCCTTTCTCGGCCTTGACGGTGTCCATGCGCTTGTAGTCGAGCTTGAGGTCGTAGCGCATGCGGCCGTCGAAGATCGACGTGCTGGTGCGGCAGGCATCCGCCGACAGCACATCCCCGCTGCCGGCCACCCGCAGCAGCGAGCCGGTCATCGGATCGATCACGCCGCGGCGATGCGCCTCGGTGACCGGGATACGCTCGGGATCCGCCGGCGGCTCCGGCTCGATGGAAAACTCCTTCACCCCGCCGCCCTGCAGCGCCATGCGGATGGTCTCGGACTTCTTCGACGCGGTGGTGGTGGCGGTATAGTTCGACGGCACCAGGGCACCGGCGACGATGCGGCCGGTGGCGGCGCCGGTGCCGGAGCCGCCGGCAAAGGCTTTCAGCAGGCCGGAGGTGCCGCCGGAGGCCGCGGCATTATACTGGTCGTCGGCGATCTCGATGGTCCAGGCGCCCTTGCCGACCGGAATCCCGGCCAGACTGGCTTCATAATGCGCATCGAGCTTGCCCTGCGCCGCCGCCGGCCGGACCGCCCCGATCGTCGCCAGCGCGAACAACCCCGCAAACAACCCCACGGCCAGCAGGCCACGGCGGCGCCAGGCCGGGGCGCTGCGGAATCGCGGTCGATCGGTGGCAAAGCGCATCACGGCGGCGGGTGATCCCTGCGGGTTGGGGGCAGCGGCGACGCCTGCGGGACCGTCCCGGCCCGGCCGGCTGCGCCATTGCCGATCTCTTCTGGCAGATCTAAGCACGAATCCGGCGCCGACCAAGCGGCCGCCGCCGGACCCGCTCAAGGGTTCTATTTCATGGCCGAATACGTCGTTTATATGATTGAAGCGGCACGCAAAACCGCGCTATACTGGGCGCGCCGCAGGGCCCGCTTGCGACTTTGCGCAAGGCTTCGTCTTGACGCATCGCCGCGCGCGTCCTATACGTCCGCGGCTCCTGAAATGGACGTGATTTTGAACCCCTGCCTGGCTTTGGGCCGTGGCGGGGATGACAGAGGATTTTCGCGATGTCGCGGCGCTGTGAACTGACACTCAAGGGTCCCCAGGTGGGCCACAAGGTGAGCCACTCCAACCACAAGACCAAGCGCCGGTTTCTGCCGAACTTGGTCAATGTGACCTTCCTGTCCGACGTGCTCGGCCGCGGCGTGCGCATGCGCGTCTCGACCAATGCGGTGAAGTCGGTCGATCATCGCGGCGGCTTCGACGCCTACCTGATCAAGGCCAAGGAAGGCGACCTGTCGCAGAAGGCCGTGCTGATCAAGCGCGCCATCGAGAAGAAGAAGATCACCGACGCCAGCAAGGCCCCGGCCGCAGAGGCCCCCGCCGCGGCGGTCTGAGCTTCAAAGCTTCTCCACTGAATTGAAAAGGCCGGATCGCAAGATCCGGCCTTTTTTTGTTTTGGGTCCTCAACGCTAAAAGGTTCATTTTGCAGCCATTGCACGGCGTTTACGGCCGCTATTCGCCACGGCAAATTGCAACCAAAGGTACACCCAACCACCGCAACATATACATTTGATTGTAGTCTGCCCCCGCTTAGTGGAAATTTGTCCGCGACATAAATGCTTGGGGAAACGTTCCTATGGGAACCTCATTACGAGACGCGACGACCCTACTTCTGTCTGGGAAGAAACTCGCTTGAAACAAGTACAAGGATCACAAAGCTGGTTCAATTACTCTCGAGACACCAGCGAAGCGACGGTTATTCGAATTCCTACTCAGAGCAGACTCTAACAAAGTGACCAGCGGCGATGAGAGTCTATTCGGCGGCATTGTCTCTGCGTGGGGGAAGGAAGAATACGATCCAGCAACAAGTACAATGGGCGCGACAAGAGAAGATGGGCGCAAGAACTTGTGCGTAGACCATGCACGGTTGTGCGAAGCAGACGCGCGCGCTCTCCCTCCACAACATCGCCCCATATGCGGCGGGAACACCGCGGCGCGGCGTTGGTTCTTGCGATGGTGCGCTGCGTGAGCGGCGC
It encodes the following:
- the rpmB gene encoding 50S ribosomal protein L28; the protein is MSRRCELTLKGPQVGHKVSHSNHKTKRRFLPNLVNVTFLSDVLGRGVRMRVSTNAVKSVDHRGGFDAYLIKAKEGDLSQKAVLIKRAIEKKKITDASKAPAAEAPAAAV
- a CDS encoding DUF3108 domain-containing protein — translated: MRFATDRPRFRSAPAWRRRGLLAVGLFAGLFALATIGAVRPAAAQGKLDAHYEASLAGIPVGKGAWTIEIADDQYNAAASGGTSGLLKAFAGGSGTGAATGRIVAGALVPSNYTATTTASKKSETIRMALQGGGVKEFSIEPEPPADPERIPVTEAHRRGVIDPMTGSLLRVAGSGDVLSADACRTSTSIFDGRMRYDLKLDYKRMDTVKAEKGYHGPVVVCAVYFSPLAGYIPDRAAIKYLAAQRNIEVWLAPIAGTRVLVPFRMTVPTPLGTAMLEAVDFVTTAVPPRLAKTQ